One Sphingobium sp. CAP-1 genomic region harbors:
- a CDS encoding TetR/AcrR family transcriptional regulator, which produces MTTTTSPLRTTPPRAPRQQRSQASFERMIAAAEALLRERGNDDFTLQEVGKRGKVSIGSIYCRFDSKDDLIRAVQAQVLEQVNADQLKVLAEAEAKASNLRELVPLLVNGIANVLRRHADLMRPMMLRATTDPIVAAAGKKSYAAVADRVQNMMLAHRDEIKQPDPDRAVHSAYRVLYAAIARYLGFGSATGAAWEGDWEELTQDLGKMCAAFLLSSD; this is translated from the coding sequence GTGACGACGACGACTTCTCCCTTGCGGACCACGCCCCCCCGCGCGCCACGGCAGCAGCGCAGCCAGGCCTCGTTCGAGCGGATGATCGCCGCAGCCGAGGCATTGCTGCGCGAACGCGGCAATGATGATTTCACGCTCCAGGAAGTCGGCAAGCGTGGCAAGGTATCGATCGGTTCCATCTATTGCCGGTTCGACAGCAAGGATGATCTGATCCGCGCCGTTCAGGCGCAAGTGCTGGAGCAGGTCAATGCCGATCAGTTGAAAGTGCTTGCCGAAGCGGAGGCCAAGGCGTCCAACCTGCGGGAACTGGTGCCTTTGCTGGTCAACGGCATCGCCAATGTGTTGCGCCGCCATGCCGATCTGATGCGGCCGATGATGCTGCGCGCCACCACCGACCCGATCGTCGCGGCGGCGGGCAAGAAAAGCTATGCCGCGGTTGCCGACCGGGTGCAGAATATGATGCTGGCGCATCGCGACGAGATCAAGCAGCCCGATCCCGACCGTGCAGTCCATTCGGCCTATCGAGTCCTCTATGCCGCCATCGCCCGCTATCTGGGCTTTGGTTCCGCGACCGGCGCGGCCTGGGAAGGCGACTGGGAGGAACTGACCCAGGATCTGGGCAAGATGTGCGCTGCCTTCCTGTTGTCGAGCGACTAG
- a CDS encoding MFS transporter, with translation MPPRRTAYYALALVAGTNLVSLLDRNILAILAPAIKADLKIGDAEMGLLYGTVFALFYALFSLPLGRLADGWIRTKLLAITIGFWSIATGGAALATGFFTLMLSRLCVGIGEAASQPAGTSLTYDYFPREKRGMVMAVMAAAIAIGLGGSLIIGGVAAQWWDARYLDSDAPLGLKGWQFAFAVAATPGFVIAFLMSRLPEPQRGAIDGIPTPPDPHPFRASLSILCAVTPGFHWLSLAQARANRRDWLRNIGLLALIVIAMLLAIRWAEALSPRPPLLLGGIAISPHVIQWSVIGFGAVVIVNLIQSLKRRDPVACALITRNPSLLLCIAAGSLQGVINYGVMGFTPSFLMQSYGLSPADTGMQFGLLSAALGVVGPLIAGPLSDRIGAHRLSRRVWVALFAMGLSPLIALWVYRAGDAQAFYWRFTLYSLILTMWMPPLYAVLFEQVLPRMRGLTVSLYIVVSTIFGLGIGPYAVGMISDARSGDLAGAILSINWVAPPLVLVLLVLLMRVERDHASLLPRARAAGEAI, from the coding sequence ATGCCGCCGCGTCGCACCGCTTATTATGCGCTTGCGCTGGTCGCAGGCACCAATCTGGTCAGCCTGCTCGACCGCAACATCCTCGCCATCCTTGCGCCTGCGATCAAGGCCGACCTGAAGATCGGCGACGCGGAAATGGGGCTGCTCTATGGCACCGTTTTCGCGCTGTTCTACGCGCTCTTCTCGCTGCCGCTGGGCCGGCTGGCGGACGGGTGGATACGTACGAAGCTGCTGGCGATCACCATCGGCTTCTGGTCGATCGCCACCGGCGGCGCGGCGCTGGCCACCGGCTTCTTCACGCTGATGCTGTCGCGCCTGTGCGTCGGCATCGGCGAAGCGGCGTCGCAACCGGCCGGCACCAGCCTGACCTATGATTATTTCCCGCGTGAAAAGCGCGGCATGGTGATGGCGGTGATGGCCGCCGCGATCGCGATAGGCCTGGGCGGGTCGCTCATCATCGGTGGCGTCGCGGCGCAATGGTGGGATGCGCGCTATCTGGACAGCGACGCGCCGCTGGGCCTGAAAGGCTGGCAATTCGCCTTCGCCGTGGCGGCGACGCCGGGCTTTGTCATCGCCTTCCTGATGAGCCGCCTGCCCGAACCGCAGCGCGGCGCGATTGACGGTATCCCCACTCCGCCCGATCCCCATCCGTTCCGCGCCAGCCTGTCCATCCTGTGCGCAGTGACGCCGGGCTTCCATTGGCTGAGCCTGGCGCAGGCCCGCGCCAATCGCCGAGACTGGCTGCGCAATATCGGCCTGCTGGCGCTGATCGTCATCGCGATGCTGCTGGCGATCCGCTGGGCGGAGGCCTTGTCGCCGCGCCCGCCCTTGCTGCTGGGCGGCATCGCGATCAGCCCGCATGTGATACAATGGAGCGTCATCGGTTTCGGCGCCGTCGTCATCGTCAACCTGATCCAGTCGCTCAAGCGCCGAGATCCGGTCGCCTGCGCGCTCATCACCCGCAATCCCTCGCTGCTGCTGTGCATCGCGGCGGGATCGCTGCAAGGCGTCATCAACTATGGCGTGATGGGTTTCACCCCGTCCTTCCTGATGCAAAGCTATGGCCTCTCACCGGCTGACACCGGGATGCAGTTCGGCCTGCTGTCCGCCGCGCTGGGCGTGGTCGGGCCGCTGATCGCCGGGCCATTGTCCGACCGGATCGGCGCGCATCGCCTGTCGCGCCGGGTCTGGGTGGCGCTGTTCGCCATGGGCCTGTCGCCGCTGATCGCGCTGTGGGTCTATCGCGCCGGCGACGCGCAGGCCTTCTATTGGCGCTTCACCCTCTACAGCCTGATCCTCACCATGTGGATGCCGCCGCTCTATGCAGTGCTGTTCGAACAGGTGCTGCCGCGGATGCGCGGGCTGACGGTCAGCCTCTATATCGTCGTGTCGACCATTTTCGGCCTGGGCATCGGCCCCTATGCGGTGGGGATGATCAGCGACGCGCGCAGCGGCGATCTGGCCGGGGCGATCCTGTCGATCAACTGGGTGGCGCCGCCACTGGTGCTGGTGTTGCTGGTCCTGCTGATGCGGGTCGAGCGTGACCATGCCAGCCTGCTTCCCCGCGCGCGGGCGGCGGGGGAGGCGATCTGA
- a CDS encoding amidohydrolase family protein has product MTHILRTGGDRGYLRIATEEAFATREQIDAYLRMVRDGTADRGMVSLWGFYGQSPSQRATQIIDRLLDLGDQRLADMDATGIDVAILSLTSPGVQPLLDTDEAKAMVARANDHLADRCAAHPTRFVGMTSIAPQDPDWSAAEIRRGADDLGFKGVMVNSHTQGEYLDDPKFDPIFRALADTGQPLYIHPSTPPDTMIGPMLDAGLDGAIFGFGVETGMHLLRLITIGIFDRYPDLQIIVGHMGEALPYWLYRLDYMHQAGVRSQRYDRMKPLQKSIHDYMRSNVCVTTSGMAWEPAIIFAQSVLGEDRVMYAMDYPYQYVADEVRTHDLLAISDDAKRKLMQTNAQRVFRL; this is encoded by the coding sequence ATGACGCATATATTGAGGACCGGCGGCGATCGTGGCTATCTGCGCATCGCTACCGAAGAGGCGTTCGCCACGCGCGAGCAGATCGACGCCTATCTGCGCATGGTGCGCGACGGCACGGCGGATCGGGGCATGGTGTCGCTCTGGGGCTTTTACGGCCAGTCGCCGTCGCAGCGCGCGACCCAGATCATCGACCGGCTGCTGGACCTGGGCGACCAGCGGCTGGCGGACATGGACGCGACCGGCATCGACGTGGCGATCCTGTCGCTGACCTCGCCCGGCGTGCAGCCGCTGCTCGATACGGACGAAGCCAAGGCGATGGTCGCCCGCGCCAACGATCATCTCGCCGATCGCTGCGCCGCCCATCCGACCCGCTTCGTCGGCATGACCTCCATCGCGCCGCAAGACCCGGACTGGTCCGCCGCCGAAATCCGGCGCGGCGCGGACGATCTGGGGTTCAAAGGCGTGATGGTCAACAGCCATACGCAGGGCGAATATCTGGACGATCCGAAGTTCGATCCGATCTTCCGTGCGCTCGCCGATACCGGCCAGCCGCTCTACATCCATCCCTCCACCCCGCCCGATACGATGATCGGGCCGATGCTGGACGCGGGGCTGGACGGCGCGATTTTCGGCTTCGGCGTGGAAACGGGGATGCATTTGCTGCGGCTCATCACCATCGGCATTTTCGACCGCTATCCTGACTTGCAGATCATCGTCGGCCATATGGGGGAGGCTTTGCCCTATTGGCTCTATCGACTGGACTATATGCATCAGGCCGGCGTACGGTCGCAGCGCTATGACCGGATGAAGCCGCTCCAGAAAAGCATCCACGACTATATGCGATCGAACGTCTGCGTTACCACCAGCGGCATGGCGTGGGAGCCGGCGATCATATTCGCGCAATCCGTGCTGGGGGAGGATCGGGTCATGTATGCGATGGACTATCCCTATCAATATGTCGCGGACGAGGTGCGGACCCACGATCTGCTGGCCATATCCGACGATGCGAAGCGCAAGCTGATGCAGACCAATGCCCAGCGCGTGTTTCGCCTGTGA
- a CDS encoding NAD-dependent succinate-semialdehyde dehydrogenase, with amino-acid sequence MTYPDLYLMIDGQRLSGGGRRTHKVVNPATGTALAELPLADAADLDAALAAAQRGFRRWRDSTPQERAAVLQGAARLMVERQETLARIATLEQGKTLAEARIEVMMNVGLFNFYAGEVFRLYGRALVRPAGQRSTITKEPVGPVAAFAPWNFPIGNPGRKLGAPIAAGCSVILKAAEETPASALAILQCLLDAGLPGDVAQAVFGVPDEVSRHLLESPIIRKMSFTGSTAVGKHLARLAAEDCKRTTMELGGHGPVLIFADADIDKALDTVVAGKYRNAGQVCVSPTRFIVEAGVQDRFLAGFIERANKVKVGDGSDPASVMGPMANARRLDAMDRLIGDAVAKGARLETGGARIGNAGYFFAPTVLSAVPIDAAIMNEEPFGPVALINAYPDEGAMIAEANRLPYGLAAYAWTSDATRQRRVAREVEAGMVGINTAMIGGSDSPFGGVKWSGHGAEDGPEGIDACLVTKAIHEG; translated from the coding sequence ATGACCTATCCCGATCTCTATCTGATGATCGACGGCCAGCGGCTGTCGGGCGGCGGGCGGCGCACCCACAAGGTCGTCAATCCCGCCACCGGCACGGCGCTGGCCGAGTTGCCGCTGGCCGACGCAGCCGATCTGGACGCGGCGCTGGCGGCGGCGCAGCGGGGCTTCCGACGCTGGCGGGACTCCACGCCGCAGGAGCGGGCGGCCGTGTTGCAAGGCGCGGCGCGGCTGATGGTCGAGCGGCAGGAGACACTCGCCCGCATCGCCACGCTGGAACAGGGCAAGACGCTGGCCGAAGCGCGTATCGAAGTGATGATGAATGTCGGCCTGTTCAACTTCTATGCCGGGGAAGTCTTTCGCCTCTATGGCCGGGCGCTGGTCCGGCCAGCAGGACAGCGATCAACCATAACCAAGGAACCGGTCGGCCCGGTCGCGGCCTTCGCGCCGTGGAACTTCCCGATCGGCAATCCGGGCCGCAAGCTGGGCGCGCCGATCGCGGCGGGATGTTCGGTGATATTGAAGGCGGCGGAGGAAACCCCGGCGTCAGCGCTCGCCATATTGCAATGCCTGCTCGACGCCGGCCTGCCCGGCGATGTGGCGCAGGCAGTGTTCGGCGTGCCGGATGAAGTGTCGCGCCATCTGCTGGAATCGCCCATCATCCGCAAGATGAGCTTCACCGGCTCCACCGCCGTCGGCAAGCATCTGGCCAGACTTGCAGCGGAGGATTGCAAGCGCACGACGATGGAACTGGGCGGCCATGGCCCGGTGCTGATCTTCGCCGACGCCGACATCGACAAGGCGCTCGATACGGTGGTGGCGGGCAAATATCGCAATGCCGGGCAGGTGTGCGTGTCGCCGACCCGCTTCATCGTGGAAGCGGGCGTGCAGGACCGTTTCCTCGCCGGCTTTATCGAACGGGCGAACAAGGTCAAAGTGGGTGATGGATCGGACCCGGCCAGCGTCATGGGACCGATGGCCAATGCGCGGCGGCTGGACGCGATGGACCGGCTGATCGGCGACGCGGTGGCGAAGGGCGCTCGCCTCGAAACCGGCGGCGCGCGGATCGGCAATGCCGGCTATTTCTTTGCCCCGACCGTGCTGTCCGCCGTGCCGATCGACGCCGCCATCATGAACGAGGAGCCGTTCGGCCCGGTCGCGCTCATCAACGCCTACCCGGATGAGGGGGCAATGATCGCGGAGGCCAACCGCCTGCCTTATGGTCTGGCGGCCTATGCCTGGACCAGCGACGCCACGCGGCAACGCCGGGTGGCGCGAGAGGTCGAGGCCGGCATGGTCGGCATCAACACGGCGATGATCGGCGGATCGGACTCGCCATTCGGCGGGGTCAAATGGTCCGGCCATGGCGCGGAGGACGGACCGGAGGGGATCGACGCCTGCCTCGTCACCAAAGCCATTCACGAAGGATAG
- a CDS encoding nuclear transport factor 2 family protein → MSDTDRIAHLEKTVADLSTRLQRREDELDVRKLQHLYGYLIDKCLYNETADLFTDDGEVRFFGGVWRGKAGIRRLYVDRFQARFTHGTNGPIDGFLLDHPQLQDIVDIDPDGVTAHARARSMMQAGRHKDYADPTNPALGARQWWEGGIYENTYKKVDGIWRIQILNYMPQWHADFDKGWANTPAEYVPFPKITWPEDPTGPDALIEDHWLWPTHKLVPFHMPHPVTGKEIVAQRWQGDIDRERAAREAVSA, encoded by the coding sequence ATGTCCGACACCGATCGTATCGCCCATCTGGAAAAGACCGTCGCCGACCTGTCTACCCGCCTGCAACGGCGCGAGGATGAGCTGGATGTGCGCAAATTGCAGCATCTCTACGGCTATCTGATCGACAAATGCCTGTATAACGAAACGGCCGACCTGTTCACCGATGATGGCGAAGTCCGCTTCTTCGGTGGCGTCTGGCGCGGCAAGGCAGGCATCCGCCGCCTCTATGTCGATCGCTTTCAGGCGCGCTTCACCCATGGCACCAACGGCCCGATCGACGGCTTCCTGCTCGATCATCCGCAATTGCAGGATATTGTCGACATCGATCCCGACGGCGTTACCGCTCATGCCCGCGCCCGGTCGATGATGCAGGCGGGCCGGCACAAGGATTATGCCGATCCGACCAACCCGGCGCTGGGCGCACGCCAATGGTGGGAAGGGGGCATTTACGAGAACACCTACAAGAAGGTCGACGGCATCTGGCGCATCCAGATATTGAACTATATGCCGCAATGGCACGCCGATTTCGACAAGGGATGGGCCAACACGCCGGCCGAATATGTCCCCTTCCCCAAGATCACCTGGCCCGAAGACCCGACCGGGCCGGATGCGCTGATCGAGGATCACTGGCTGTGGCCGACACATAAGCTGGTGCCGTTCCACATGCCGCATCCGGTGACGGGCAAGGAGATCGTCGCGCAGCGCTGGCAGGGCGATATCGACCGCGAACGGGCGGCGCGCGAAGCCGTGAGCGCCTGA
- a CDS encoding MFS transporter yields the protein MALAPAPIATDSSWDEQGATPPDAAPATAPSYSMAAAYWALFVIILATFITFFEQVVFAMLAERIKTDFGLSDSQLGFLAGPASIICYLFVGIPLARLADIFPRKYVLAGGVAALGVITSLGGLAQNFGQFVGTRVFLAAGGSAHAPSSYSLLADAFPPRILTRAFALLQFGFIGGTTLGPAIGGMLIAMAVGWAPTQHGGITILGWQWLMIWLGLPALLVSLLFLTIKEPPRQMRDPGAVTPPQDGSIGRRILTFTGLDAAKAIHAKRRVYYPLFAGLALSAVESFGLSFWRVPFMIRTYGWNEAQIGAVMGTLTLAASLTGLLLGGVFVEWLARRHADANVRAAAIFFGCVTICAILAPMMPNGYASLAVSSISAMFGLAGAVPQNAAIQRVAPNAMRGQVTAIYLFMFTFFGAMGSFVVGLVQDYVIGDPAQIWKTLVLTAAILLPIATLCMIRAIRPYREEVERLAAQSV from the coding sequence ATGGCCCTGGCGCCCGCACCAATTGCGACCGACAGTTCGTGGGACGAACAGGGGGCAACGCCTCCTGACGCGGCCCCGGCAACGGCCCCGTCCTATTCGATGGCCGCCGCCTATTGGGCGCTGTTCGTCATCATCCTGGCGACCTTCATCACCTTTTTCGAACAGGTGGTGTTCGCCATGCTGGCGGAACGGATCAAGACCGATTTCGGCCTGTCCGATTCGCAACTGGGCTTTCTGGCGGGGCCGGCGAGCATCATCTGCTATCTGTTCGTGGGCATCCCGCTGGCGCGGCTGGCCGACATATTTCCGCGCAAATATGTGCTGGCGGGCGGGGTCGCGGCGCTGGGCGTCATCACCTCGCTCGGCGGACTGGCGCAGAATTTCGGCCAGTTCGTCGGCACCCGCGTCTTTCTGGCGGCGGGGGGATCGGCCCATGCGCCCTCCTCCTATTCGTTGCTGGCCGACGCCTTCCCGCCGCGCATCCTGACCCGCGCCTTCGCCCTGCTGCAATTCGGCTTCATCGGCGGCACGACGCTGGGGCCGGCGATCGGCGGGATGCTGATCGCGATGGCGGTGGGCTGGGCGCCGACCCAGCATGGCGGGATCACCATATTGGGCTGGCAATGGCTGATGATCTGGCTGGGCCTGCCTGCCCTGCTGGTGTCGTTGTTGTTCCTGACGATCAAGGAACCGCCGCGCCAGATGCGCGATCCCGGCGCGGTCACGCCGCCGCAAGACGGCTCGATCGGTCGTCGCATCCTGACCTTCACCGGGCTGGACGCGGCAAAGGCGATCCATGCCAAGCGTCGCGTCTATTATCCGCTGTTCGCCGGACTGGCCTTGAGCGCCGTCGAATCCTTCGGCCTCAGCTTTTGGCGCGTGCCCTTCATGATCCGCACCTATGGCTGGAACGAGGCGCAGATCGGCGCGGTCATGGGCACATTGACGCTGGCGGCGTCGCTGACCGGGCTGTTGCTGGGCGGCGTATTCGTGGAATGGCTGGCCAGGCGCCACGCCGACGCCAATGTCCGCGCGGCGGCGATCTTCTTCGGTTGCGTCACCATTTGCGCCATCCTCGCGCCGATGATGCCCAATGGCTATGCGTCGCTCGCCGTGTCGAGCATCAGCGCGATGTTCGGCCTTGCCGGCGCGGTGCCGCAAAACGCCGCGATCCAGCGCGTCGCGCCCAACGCCATGCGGGGGCAGGTGACGGCCATCTACCTGTTCATGTTCACCTTCTTCGGGGCGATGGGCAGCTTCGTCGTCGGGCTGGTGCAGGATTATGTGATCGGCGACCCGGCCCAGATCTGGAAAACGCTGGTGCTGACCGCCGCCATCCTGCTGCCGATCGCCACCCTGTGCATGATCCGCGCCATCCGCCCCTATCGCGAGGAAGTCGAGCGGCTGGCCGCGCAATCCGTCTAA
- a CDS encoding SDR family NAD(P)-dependent oxidoreductase, with amino-acid sequence MLEFAGRTAFVTGGANGIGLGLARALLAQGCKVAIADIREDALAAALRTLDNQAVMAVPLDVASRQAFADAADRAEAALGPVSLLFNNAGINLFQTIDDSSYDDWDWVMGVNLHGVINGVMTFAPRMKALRQGGHIVNTASMASFLCGGAPGIYNTTKFAVRGMSESLRYSLAPHGIGVSVLCPGLVKSHIYASDEVRPSGLSAGAKPVDGAAVDRLAQLHQFGMEPDVIAARTLDAMRDNRFHIFPHPEFRDELATVFDEILADFRDYPADAGFDQRVGFEAMRRDSYAKARQAARDRS; translated from the coding sequence ATGCTGGAATTTGCGGGACGCACCGCCTTCGTCACCGGGGGCGCCAATGGGATCGGGCTGGGTCTGGCGCGTGCGCTGCTGGCGCAGGGATGCAAGGTGGCGATCGCCGACATTCGCGAGGATGCGCTGGCCGCCGCGCTCAGGACGCTGGACAATCAGGCCGTTATGGCTGTTCCGCTCGATGTCGCATCGCGGCAGGCTTTCGCCGATGCCGCCGACCGGGCGGAAGCGGCCCTGGGGCCGGTGAGCCTGCTATTCAACAATGCCGGCATCAACCTGTTCCAGACGATCGATGACTCCAGCTATGATGACTGGGACTGGGTGATGGGGGTCAATCTGCACGGCGTCATCAATGGCGTGATGACCTTCGCGCCGCGGATGAAGGCACTGAGGCAAGGCGGCCATATCGTCAACACGGCGTCGATGGCGAGCTTCCTGTGCGGTGGCGCGCCGGGCATTTACAACACCACCAAATTTGCGGTGCGGGGGATGAGCGAATCGCTGCGCTACAGTCTGGCGCCGCACGGTATCGGCGTGTCGGTGCTTTGCCCCGGTCTGGTGAAAAGCCATATCTATGCCAGCGACGAAGTCCGCCCCTCCGGCCTCAGTGCCGGGGCCAAGCCGGTCGATGGCGCGGCGGTCGACCGGCTGGCCCAACTCCACCAGTTCGGCATGGAGCCGGATGTGATTGCCGCCCGCACGCTGGACGCGATGCGCGACAATCGCTTCCACATCTTCCCGCATCCCGAATTTCGAGACGAGCTGGCGACCGTCTTTGACGAGATATTGGCGGACTTTCGCGACTATCCCGCCGATGCCGGTTTCGACCAGCGGGTGGGGTTCGAGGCGATGCGGCGCGATAGCTACGCCAAAGCACGGCAGGCGGCGCGCGATCGCAGTTAG